In one window of Bos mutus isolate GX-2022 chromosome 13, NWIPB_WYAK_1.1, whole genome shotgun sequence DNA:
- the GTSF1L gene encoding gametocyte-specific factor 1-like: MEPEALETCPYNPHHRIPLSRFQYHLASCRRKNPKKAKKMASCKYNACHVVPIKKLEEHEAACVNKSTMEEEDSLSPLKVNLPNAGQKGNRNASPSFIPQKLVCESDTRESETDDHTPSLTAPAEDHQTGRVNRQQKIQAS, from the exons ATGGAGCCAGAAGCCTTAGAAACTTGCCCTTACAACCCTCACCACCGAATCCCACTCAGCAGATTTCAGTACCACCTGGCATCATGTCGGAGAAAGAACCCTAAGAAAGCCAAAAAGATGGCCAGCTGTAAATACAACGCCTGCCACGTGGTCCCCATCAAGAAGCTGGAGGAGCACGAGGCTGCCTGTGTCAACAAAAGCACCATGGAGGAAGAGGACAGCCTGAGTCCCCTGAAGGTCAACCTCCCAAATGCAGGGCAGAAGGGCAACAGAAACGCCTCTCCA TCTTTCATTCCCCAGAAGCTTGTTTGTGAAAGCGACACCAGAGAGTCAGAGACAGATGACCACACCCCATCCCTGACTGCCCCCGCAGAAGATCATCAGACCGGGAGAGTGAACCGCCAGCAGAAGATACAAGCCTCTTAA